A genomic segment from Frateuria edaphi encodes:
- the dinB gene encoding DNA polymerase IV, translating into MDAFYASVEQRDDPSLRGRPVVVAWRGARSVVCAASYEARVFGVRSAMPAVRAERLCPQAIFVPPDFTRYKAVSRQVRAIFARHTELIEPLSLDEAYLDVTSSRNGLASATATAEAIRAAIREETNLTASAGVAPNKFLAKIASDWRKPDGLFVIRPHQVEAFLAPLAVGRLPGVGKVMEGKLAAMGVATAADLRRVGEAGLEQRFGRWGRRLHQLSWGIDEHPVQPDRLTLQVSAEDTFENDLTLDELEPHIRRLAEKTWAGHQREQGRIARTIVLKLKTADFRTLTRSFSPATLPVTAHELAELACALRARVEHPAGTRYRLVGVGLAGFVDRDHFAAQRDLFETAAPRD; encoded by the coding sequence ATGGACGCGTTCTACGCGTCGGTGGAGCAGCGCGACGATCCGTCGTTGCGCGGCAGGCCCGTGGTGGTGGCGTGGCGCGGGGCGCGCTCGGTGGTCTGCGCGGCAAGCTACGAGGCGCGGGTGTTCGGCGTGCGTTCGGCGATGCCGGCGGTGCGGGCGGAACGGCTGTGCCCGCAGGCGATCTTCGTACCGCCGGATTTCACCCGCTACAAGGCAGTGTCGCGGCAGGTGCGGGCGATCTTCGCGCGGCACACCGAACTCATCGAACCGCTGTCGCTGGACGAGGCCTACCTGGACGTGACCTCCAGCAGGAACGGGCTGGCGTCTGCCACGGCGACGGCCGAGGCGATCCGCGCGGCGATCCGCGAGGAAACGAATCTGACCGCTTCGGCCGGCGTGGCGCCGAACAAGTTCCTGGCCAAGATCGCCTCGGACTGGCGCAAGCCCGATGGATTGTTCGTGATCCGTCCGCACCAGGTCGAGGCCTTCCTGGCGCCGCTCGCCGTCGGACGCCTGCCCGGGGTGGGCAAGGTCATGGAGGGCAAGCTCGCCGCGATGGGCGTGGCCACCGCGGCCGACCTTCGGCGGGTGGGCGAGGCCGGGCTCGAGCAGCGCTTCGGCCGCTGGGGCCGGCGCCTGCACCAGCTTTCGTGGGGTATCGACGAGCATCCGGTGCAGCCGGACCGGCTCACCCTGCAGGTGTCCGCCGAGGACACCTTCGAAAACGACCTCACGCTGGACGAGCTGGAACCGCACATCCGCCGCCTGGCCGAGAAAACCTGGGCCGGCCACCAGCGCGAGCAAGGGCGCATCGCGCGCACGATCGTGCTCAAGCTCAAGACCGCCGACTTCCGCACGCTGACCCGCAGCTTCTCGCCCGCCACCCTGCCCGTCACCGCGCACGAGCTGGCCGAGCTCGCCTGCGCGTTGCGGGCTCGGGTCGAGCACCCCGCCGGCACCCGCTACCGGCTGGTCGGCGTGGGACTGGCCGGCTTCGTCGACCGCGACCACTTTGCCGCGCAGCGCGACTTGTTCGAAACTGCCGCGCCGCGCGACTGA
- a CDS encoding protein-L-isoaspartate(D-aspartate) O-methyltransferase, whose translation MTDYAEQRQRMVERQLAGRGITDARVLEAMGTIPREAFVAGSMHEFAYEDSPLPIEAGQTISQPFIVARMLQAAELHEGDSVLEIGAGSGYAAAVMAALAARVHAVERHAQLVDLAQQRFDTLGYRNIRLRLGDGSGGWPEAAPFDAIIAAAGGPAVPDVLRRQLAIGGRLVMPVGETLNRQRLVKVTRLAEDRFEEEPLDEVRFVPLVGSYGWSEQEAIAPPRMEPVAVRAPGDGGTLPAMIRAAAEALPEFDDPAFGRLYDRYGDARVVLLGEASHGTSEFYRARAAITRRLIEAHGFTIVAVEGDWPDAAVLDRYVRGRPATHEEPIFQRFPTWMWRNRDVARFIDWLRDYNRDKPAPRQAGFYGLDLYSLDSSIRAVIDYLDKVDPETAQVARHRYGCLMPWSKEPAQYGRMALNAGYPLCEKAVVQMLRELLSRRMEYAHADGEHFLDAAQNARLVSNAEAYYRAMYYGSAESWNLRDSHMFETLENLLAAAGPRSKAVVWAHNSHIGDARHTEMGQVREELNLGQLCRQRFGTDAVLLGFGTHTGTVAAADDWDEPMKVMGVLPSRNDSYERLFHDAGRPRCLLDLREGANRELCGRLATGRLERFIGVIYRPDTERWSHYVECSMPRQFDGYTWFDETHAVEPLGEEPRSGAADTWPFGL comes from the coding sequence ATGACCGATTACGCCGAGCAACGCCAGCGCATGGTCGAGCGCCAGCTGGCCGGGCGCGGCATCACGGATGCGCGCGTGCTCGAAGCGATGGGCACGATCCCGCGCGAGGCGTTCGTGGCCGGGAGCATGCACGAGTTCGCGTACGAGGACTCGCCGCTGCCGATCGAAGCCGGACAGACCATCTCCCAGCCATTCATCGTCGCGCGCATGCTGCAGGCGGCCGAACTGCACGAGGGCGACAGCGTGCTGGAGATCGGTGCGGGCTCGGGCTATGCCGCGGCGGTGATGGCGGCGCTGGCTGCCCGCGTGCACGCGGTCGAACGCCACGCCCAGCTCGTCGACCTCGCGCAACAGCGCTTCGATACGCTGGGCTACCGCAACATCCGCTTGCGCCTGGGCGACGGCAGCGGTGGCTGGCCGGAAGCGGCGCCCTTCGACGCGATCATCGCCGCGGCCGGCGGTCCGGCGGTGCCGGATGTGCTGCGCCGGCAGCTGGCGATCGGCGGACGGCTGGTAATGCCGGTCGGTGAGACGCTCAACCGCCAGCGGCTGGTAAAGGTGACCCGCCTGGCGGAGGACCGCTTCGAGGAGGAGCCGCTGGACGAAGTGCGTTTCGTGCCGCTGGTGGGCAGTTACGGCTGGAGCGAGCAGGAAGCCATCGCGCCGCCGCGGATGGAACCCGTCGCCGTCCGCGCGCCGGGCGATGGCGGCACGTTGCCGGCCATGATCCGCGCCGCGGCCGAGGCCTTGCCTGAATTCGACGACCCGGCGTTTGGACGGCTGTACGACCGCTACGGCGATGCGCGTGTCGTGCTCCTGGGCGAAGCGAGCCATGGCACCAGCGAGTTCTACCGCGCCCGCGCGGCGATCACCCGCCGGCTGATCGAGGCGCACGGCTTCACCATCGTGGCGGTGGAAGGCGACTGGCCCGATGCGGCGGTGCTGGACCGCTACGTGCGCGGCCGTCCCGCCACGCACGAGGAGCCGATCTTCCAGCGCTTCCCGACGTGGATGTGGCGCAACCGGGACGTCGCCCGCTTCATCGACTGGCTGCGTGACTACAACCGCGACAAGCCCGCCCCCAGGCAGGCCGGCTTCTACGGCCTGGACCTGTACAGCCTGGACAGCTCGATCCGCGCGGTGATCGATTACCTGGACAAGGTCGACCCGGAAACCGCGCAGGTGGCGCGGCACCGCTACGGCTGCCTGATGCCCTGGAGCAAGGAGCCGGCGCAGTACGGCCGCATGGCCCTGAATGCCGGTTACCCGCTGTGCGAGAAAGCGGTGGTGCAGATGTTGCGCGAGCTGCTTTCCCGCCGGATGGAGTACGCCCACGCCGACGGCGAGCACTTCCTGGACGCGGCGCAGAACGCACGCCTGGTCAGCAACGCCGAGGCCTACTACCGCGCGATGTACTACGGCTCCGCCGAGTCGTGGAACCTGCGCGACAGCCACATGTTCGAGACGCTGGAAAACCTGCTCGCCGCCGCCGGTCCGCGGTCGAAGGCGGTGGTCTGGGCGCACAACTCGCACATCGGCGACGCGCGCCACACCGAAATGGGCCAGGTGCGCGAGGAACTCAACCTCGGGCAGCTTTGCCGCCAGCGCTTCGGCACCGATGCGGTGCTGCTGGGCTTCGGCACGCACACCGGCACGGTCGCCGCGGCGGACGACTGGGACGAACCGATGAAAGTGATGGGCGTGCTGCCCTCGCGCAACGACAGCTACGAGCGCCTGTTCCATGACGCCGGGCGGCCTCGCTGCCTGCTGGACCTGCGCGAGGGTGCGAACCGCGAGCTGTGCGGGCGTCTGGCCACCGGCCGCCTGGAGCGCTTCATCGGCGTGATCTACCGACCGGACACCGAGCGCTGGAGCCACTACGTCGAATGCTCGATGCCCCGCCAGTTCGACGGCTATACCTGGTTCGACGAAACCCACGCGGTCGAACCGCTGGGCGAGGAGCCGCGCAGCGGCGCCGCCGACACCTGGCCGTTCGGCCTCTGA
- a CDS encoding LysE family translocator, whose amino-acid sequence MPDASHLLAFALIALGLVLTPGPNMIYLISRSICQGRAAGLVSLAGVGLGFIAYMLCAAFGITALVFAVPYAYDALRIGGAVYLLYLAWQALRPGGRSPFQLRELTPDSPRRLFAMGLLTNLLNPKAAMLYLSLLPQFVVPGRGSVLAQSVALGFTQIAISLSVNAMIVLAAGSIAAFLGGRPLWQALQRWLMGTVLATLAVRMLAQGRR is encoded by the coding sequence ATGCCGGATGCCAGCCACCTGCTCGCTTTCGCCCTGATCGCGCTGGGCCTGGTGCTCACGCCGGGGCCGAACATGATCTACCTGATCTCGCGCTCGATCTGCCAGGGGCGCGCGGCGGGGCTGGTGTCGCTGGCAGGGGTGGGTCTGGGCTTCATCGCCTACATGCTGTGCGCGGCCTTCGGCATCACCGCGCTGGTGTTCGCGGTGCCCTACGCCTATGACGCACTGCGCATCGGCGGGGCCGTGTACCTGCTGTACCTGGCCTGGCAGGCGCTTAGGCCCGGTGGCCGCTCGCCGTTCCAGCTGCGCGAGCTGACGCCGGACAGCCCGCGTCGCCTGTTCGCCATGGGCCTGCTCACCAACCTGCTCAACCCGAAGGCGGCGATGCTCTATCTCTCGCTGCTGCCGCAGTTCGTCGTGCCCGGTCGCGGCAGCGTGCTTGCGCAGTCGGTGGCGCTCGGTTTCACGCAGATCGCCATCAGCCTCTCGGTCAACGCAATGATCGTGCTGGCGGCCGGTTCGATTGCCGCATTCCTGGGCGGACGCCCGCTATGGCAGGCGCTCCAACGCTGGCTGATGGGCACGGTGCTGGCCACCCTGGCGGTGCGCATGCTGGCGCAGGGGCGCCGCTAG
- a CDS encoding UPF0104 family protein, which yields MSALPSPLADPGTRRWLRGLSWFASALLLALAAWLLHRYLGAMRWRDVATALAQLPRTHVAGAVVATAISFAMLATFDVLAARRVAPARASTGLAAFAGFAAHALSNTLGFHAVTGGAVRYRIYATAGLGAGDIARVVGLATLGVGLGYAVLGAAGLLMEPAIALGWGRTAGVVIVLLLASLALWLARPRSLRVGRWTIALPGSGAALLQMLVGGVEMSAAIGAMYLLLPPEIAPPFADFVPVYLTALLAGIVSHAPGGLGVFEAILLGAFPAQARADVLAGLLCYRLVYNLLPFVVAALSLAAFEARRRNAPPAPHA from the coding sequence ATGTCCGCACTTCCCTCCCCTCTTGCCGACCCCGGTACGCGCCGCTGGCTGCGCGGGTTGTCCTGGTTCGCGTCGGCGTTGCTGCTCGCCCTGGCGGCGTGGCTCCTGCACCGTTATCTGGGCGCGATGCGCTGGCGCGACGTGGCGACGGCGCTGGCGCAACTGCCGCGCACGCACGTGGCCGGCGCCGTGGTGGCAACGGCGATCAGCTTCGCCATGCTGGCCACGTTCGACGTGCTGGCCGCGCGCCGCGTGGCCCCGGCGCGCGCATCGACCGGGTTGGCAGCCTTCGCGGGCTTCGCGGCGCACGCGTTGTCCAACACGCTCGGATTCCACGCCGTGACCGGTGGCGCGGTGCGCTACCGCATCTACGCCACCGCGGGTCTGGGCGCAGGCGACATTGCGCGCGTGGTCGGGCTGGCGACGTTGGGCGTGGGGCTGGGCTACGCCGTGCTGGGCGCGGCCGGCCTGCTGATGGAACCGGCGATCGCCCTCGGCTGGGGGCGCACCGCTGGCGTGGTCATCGTGCTGCTGCTGGCCAGCCTGGCGTTGTGGCTTGCGCGGCCACGCAGCCTGCGCGTGGGTCGCTGGACGATCGCCTTGCCGGGCTCGGGCGCCGCGCTGCTGCAGATGCTGGTCGGTGGCGTGGAGATGAGCGCCGCGATCGGCGCGATGTACCTGCTGCTGCCTCCGGAAATCGCGCCGCCGTTTGCCGATTTCGTGCCGGTCTACCTGACCGCGTTGCTGGCCGGCATCGTCAGCCATGCCCCCGGCGGCCTGGGCGTGTTCGAAGCGATCCTGCTCGGCGCCTTCCCCGCCCAGGCGCGCGCCGACGTGCTGGCCGGCCTGCTCTGCTACCGGCTGGTCTACAACCTGCTGCCATTCGTCGTGGCGGCGCTGTCGCTGGCCGCGTTCGAGGCGCGCCGGCGCAACGCACCCCCCGCACCGCATGCCTGA